One segment of Triticum aestivum cultivar Chinese Spring chromosome 2A, IWGSC CS RefSeq v2.1, whole genome shotgun sequence DNA contains the following:
- the LOC123189461 gene encoding protein NRT1/ PTR FAMILY 6.4, which translates to MVSTGGFGDNGGCEGLVVDFKGRPVDKSRVGGWFGAGLILVTELAERVCVMGISMNLVTYLTGDMHLSSAKSANIVTNFMGTLNLLALLGGFVADAKFGRYRTIAVSATITAVGVSLLAASTAVPGMRPPRCAAAAGYEARRRAAGCVPASGGQLGMLYAALYTIAAGAGGLKANVSGFGTDQFDGRDPREERAMLYFFNRFYFCISLGSLFAVTVLVYVQDNLGRAWGYGVAAAAMAAAVAVFAAGASRYRYRRPQGSPLAVIGRVLWGAWRNRRLPCPADASELHGFREAKVSHTDRLRCLDKAAIAEADPATAVTVTEVEEVKMVVKLLPMWSTCILFWTIYSQMTTFSIQQAEQMDRRAGSHFVVPAGSLSVFLFLSVLLFTALNERLLVPLAARLTRRPQGLTSLQRVAAGLVLATLGMAVSALVEKKRRDASNGSGGVAVSALWLVPQFFLVGAGEAFAYVGQLEFFIREAPERMKSMSTGLFLATLAMGFFLSSLLVLAVDAVTRGAWIRGHLDDGRLDLFYWMLAVLGLANFAVFLVFASRHQYKRTRPDAATVEVH; encoded by the exons ATG GTTTCTACCGGCGGCTTCGGCGACAATGGCGGCTGCGAAGGTCTGGTGGTGGATTTCAAGGGCAGGCCGGTGGACAAGTCCCGCGTCGGCGGATGGTTCGGAGCCGGCCTCATCCTAG TCACGGAGCTAGCGGAGCGGGTGTGCGTGATGGGCATCTCGATGAACCTGGTGACGTACCTCACCGGCGACATGCACCTCTCCAGCGCCAAGTCGGCCAATATCGTCACCAACTTCATGGGCACGCTCAACCTCCTCGCCCTCCTCGGCGGCTTCGTCGCCGACGCCAAGTTCGGCCGCTACCGCACCATCGCCGTCTCGGCAACCATCACCGCCGTC GGCGTGAGCCTGCTGGCGGCAAGCACGGCGGTGCCAGGGATGCGGCCCCCGCGGTGCGCCGCGGCGGCAGGCTACGAGGCCCGGCGCCGTGCGGCCGGGTGCGTGCCGGCGAGCGGCGGGCAGCTCGGGATGCTGTACGCGGCGCTGTACACGATCGCGGCCGGCGCGGGCGGGCTGAAGGCGAACGTGTCCGGGTTCGGGACGGACCAGTTCGACGGGCGCGACCCGCGGGAGGAGCGGGCCATGCTCTACTTCTTCAACCGCTTCTACTTCTGCATCAGCCTCGGCTCGCTCTTCGCGGTCACCGTGCTGGTGTACGTGCAGGACAACCTCGGCCGCGCCTGGGGGTACGGCGTGGCGGCCGCCGCGATGGCCGCTGCGGTGGCGGTGTTTGCCGCCGGCGCGTCGAGGTACCGGTACCGCAGGCCGCAGGGAAGCCCGCTCGCAGTGATCGGCCGCGTGCTGTGGGGCGCGTGGCGGAACCGGAGGCTGCCGTGCCCGGCTGATGCTAGCGAGCTCCACGGCTTCCGCGAGGCCAAGGTGTCACACACGGACAGGCTTAG GTGTCTGGACAAAGCGGCCATCGCGGAGGCCGAtccggcgacggcggtgacggtgacggaggtggaggaggtgaagatggtggtgaagctTCTCCCCATGTGGTCCACGTGCATACTCTTCTGGACCATCTATTCCCAGATGACCACCTTCTCCATCCAGCAGGCCGAGCAGATGGACCGCCGGGCCGGCAGCCACTTCGTCGTCCCGGCGGGCTCGCTCtccgtcttcctcttcctctccgtcCTGCTCTTCACCGCGCTCAACGAGCGCCTCCTGGTCCCTCTGGCGGCCCGGCTCACGCGGCGGCCGCAGGGCCTGACCTCCCTCCAGCGCGTGGCCGCGGGGCTCGTCCTCGCCACGCTCGGCATGGCCGTCTCCGCACTCGTCGAGAAGAAACGCAGGGACGCCTCCAACGGCAGCGGCGGCGTCGCTGTGAGCGCGCTCTGGCTGGTGCCGCAGTTCTTCCTGGTGGGCGCCGGCGAGGCGTTCGCGTACGTGGGGCAGCTGGAGTTCTTCATCCGGGAGGCGCCCGAGCGGATGAAGTCCATGAGCACGGGCCTGTTCCTGGCGACGCTGGCCATGGGGTTCTTCCTGAGCAGCCTCCTCGTGCTCGCCGTCGACGCCGTCACGCGGGGCGCGTGGATACGTGGCCACCTGGACGACGGGAGGCTGGACCTCTTCTACTGGATGCTGGCGGTGCTCGGGCTGGCCAACTTCGCGGTGTTCTTGGTGTTCGCTAGCCGGCACCAGTACAAACGCACCAGGCCGGACGCGGCGACCGTGGAGGTGCATTGA